From one Psilocybe cubensis strain MGC-MH-2018 chromosome 13, whole genome shotgun sequence genomic stretch:
- a CDS encoding putative electron transfer flavoprotein-ubiquinone oxidoreductase, mitochondrial yields MLRYRKPLKPALSLVRSFKTSVWRRNDSSAAPFNASAVERAEDEVDVCIVGGGPAGLSAAIRLKQIEREKGNEIRVVVLEKGSEIGSHIVSGAVIEPRALDELLPDWTSMSDHPLTQPATSSKMLFLTPKMSLPIPHPPQMSNKGNYVTSLSQFTRWLAGVAENEYGVEIYPGFAGAQLLLSDEPDSTDPWGNKVRSVQGVITNEVGLTKNYRMKSSFEPGMAFRAKVTLLAEGAHGSLSKQAISLYNLRKEAEPQTYGIGLKEVWRVDPEKHKPGEVVHTLGWPLDKDTYGGGWVYHMDGGLVSLGLVIGLDYKNPWLSPYREFQRMKHHPYFRALLTSSKAERLSYAARVLNEGGLQSVPKLNFPGGALVGCSAGFVNIAKIKGTHNAMKSGMLAAEAAWNAVHPSEAESSDGTVAAAADMSSYDTSLHKSWVQKDLHEVRNLRPSFGTRLGLWGGIIYSGIDSLILKGRVPWTFKHHGPKGKTKNPDSTSSLDSSLTEPARNHMPIEYPPFEAPLSTDLLTSVALTGTNHAEDQPVHLRVVPTPTFIKKGKTNPAVGAGVGAVRTEAEVEEGEGGKTGEEDVKEELERRRRHVEINYGQYAGLLGRACPAGVYEYVPEEGVTTNETEGWGGHKLVINSQNCIHCKLCDVKVPTQDITWTVPEGGGGPKYSE; encoded by the exons ATGTTGCGGTACAGGAAACCGTTGAAGCCAGCTTTGAGTCTGGTAAGGTCCTTCAAGACCTCAGTCTGGCGCAGGAACGACTCGTCGGCAGCGCCATTCAACGCTTCCGCAGTCGAGCGGGCGGAGGATGAGGTCGATGTCTGCATTGTCGGCGGTGGGCCTGCTGGTCTCAGTGCTGCGATTCGCCTGAAGCAGATCGAACGTGAAAAAGGGAACGAAATCCGTGTTGTCGTGCTCGAGAAGGGCTCTGAAATAG GTTCCCATATCGTCTCTGGTGCTGTGATTGAACCTCGCGCACTGGATGAATTGCTGCCAGACTGGACATCCATGTCTGATCACCCTCTCACACAACCAGCAACCTCTTCAAAAATGCTCTTCCTTACCCCCAAAATGTCCCTGCCAATACCCCACCCCCCACAAATGTCTAACAAGGGCAACTACGTCACTTCGCTCTCACAATTTACCAGGTGGCTCGCCGGCGTGGCCGAGAACGAATACGGCGTCGAGATATATCCCGGCTTCGCAGGCGCGCAGCTACTTCTCAGCGACGAACCCGATTCCACCGATCCATGGGGCAACAAAGTTCGTAGCGTGCAGGGCGTGATCACCAACGAAGTCGGCTTGACGAAGAACTACCGCATGAAGTCTTCGTTCGAGCCTGGGATGGCGTTCCGTGCAAAGGTAACTCTGCTTGCCGAAGGTGCTCACGGAAGTCTGTCGAAGCAAGCCATTAGCTTGTACAATCTTCGGAAGGAGGCTGAGCCCCAGACGTATGGAATCGGTCTGAAGGAGGTTTGGCGTGTCGATCCGGAGAAACATAAACCCGGAGAGGTTGTGCACACGCTCGGATGGCCTCTCGACAAGGACACTTACGGCGGTGGATGGGTATACCACATGGATGGAGGGCTCGTCAGTTTGGGGCTAGTAATCGGGCTGGATTACAAAAATCCATGGCTGAGCCCGTATCGTGAATTCCAG CGCATGAAACACCACCCATACTTCCGCGCTCTCCTCACATCATCCAAAGCCGAACGCCTCTCTTACGCTGCGCGCGTGTTGAACGAAGGCGGTTTGCAGTCCGTACCCAAGCTCAACTTCCCTGGTGGTGCTCTCGTCGGGTGCTCCGCTGGATTCGTCAACATCGCAAAGATCAAAGGAACCCATAACGCGATGAAGAGCGGCATGCTTGCCGCCGAAGCTGCTTGGAACGCTGTGCACCCTAGTGAAGCGGAATCGTCAGATGGCACAGTCGCAGCCGCTGCTGACATGTCGTCGTACGATACCTCGTTGCACAAGTCATGGGTGCAGAAAGATCTGCATGAAGTGCGCAACTTGCGCCCATCGTTCGGAACGCGTTTGGGGCTATGGGGCGGAATTATCTATTCGGGTATCGATTCGTTGATCTTAAAGGGACGGGTACCCTGGACATTCAAGCACCACGGACCGAAAGGCAAAACAAAGAATCCC GACTCGACGTCTTCACTGGATTCTTCCTTAACTGAGCCCGCTCGAAACCATATGCCCATCGAATACCCACCCTTCGAGGCGCCCCTCTCTACCGACCTCCTCACCAGCGTTGCGCTGACAGGCACAAATCACGCTGAAGACCAGCCTGTCCACCTCCGTGTCGTGCCCACCCCAACATTTATCAAGAAAGGCAAAACCAACCCCGCCGTTGGAGCTGGAGTCGGCGCCGTGCGCACTGAAGCCGAGGTTGAAGAAGGCGAGGGTGGTAAAACTGGAGAGGAGGACGTCAAGGAGGAGTTGGAGAGACGCAGGCGTCATGTGGAGATCAATTACGGACAGTATGCGGGTCTTCTTGGTCGTGCGTGTCCTGCTGGTGTGTACGAGTACGTTCCCGAGGAAGGTGTTACGACGAACGAGACAGAGGGGTGGGGCGGGCATAAACTGGTTATCAATTCGCAG AACTGTATTCATTGTAAACTCTGTGATGTCAAAGTTCCTACCCAGGATATTACATGGACTGTACCcgaaggtggtggtggtccaAAATATAGTGAGTAA